In Naumovozyma dairenensis CBS 421 chromosome 2, complete genome, the following are encoded in one genomic region:
- the IME4 gene encoding mRNA (N6-adenosine)-methyltransferase (similar to Saccharomyces cerevisiae IME4 (YGL192W); ancestral locus Anc_8.152), with protein sequence MNLDLIHFLIENHVELCKVPVSGNIRDIFSLYLMSRDRVVDMDSDALVQVMTYNDFINELKDVEIIVPGSIIFKNENAPSPHEFDTITFIDVVPLKILYYMHFERKDKNSDSFDSRKSSELKTQPPLPTPISSPQPFDKFMDLLDMEKMDDMKTIRNNPLNKVLLTKLNNILETEPQSYQLGRERAKESTPITNYIPSCMNHEHSSILSSTVYIVNNKIISMQWSKLSKYEIENPEFVECLQNNIHYVPNLKPQTDLSLGDCSYLDTCHKLNSCRYLHYLQYIPESLLTKISNETKKKNDEIEQNGYKIPFYSHGNCSSVAVKEQLPPQWIKCDVRKFDFNIIGKFSVVIADPAWNIHMNLPYGTCNDIELLQLPLNHLQNDGVLFLWVTGRAIELGKESLMNWGYKVINEISWIKTNQLGRTIVTGRTGHWLNHSKEHLLVGIKGDPRWVNKHIDIDLVVSTTRETSRKPDELYGMIERLVGPHARKLEIFGRDHNIRPGWLTIGNQLTGTCIHEMDVKTKYDKFIANNNKNKENRYRLPNQQQKQNNNQNQSLNKIQRQPDFNRNNHKRFNMSSQPLLSQNNNGINIMTNRNQINIAGSIPYSIQERTETSTPIQNTYFASSTASSSS encoded by the coding sequence ATGAATCTAGATCTCatccattttttaattgaGAACCATGTTGAATTGTGCAAAGTTCCTGTATCCGGTAACATAAGAGATATATTCTCATTGTATTTGATGAGCAGAGATAGAGTAGTAGATATGGACTCTGATGCACTCGTCCAAGTTATGACATATAAcgatttcattaatgagTTGAAAGATGTGGAAATTATTGTTCCTGGTTCgataatatttaaaaatgagAACGCCCCAAGCCCCCATGAGTTTGATACAATTACGTTCATTGACGTTGTACCGTTAAAGATCCTTTATTATATgcattttgaaagaaaagataaaaacTCTGATTCGTTTGACAGTCGAAAGAGTTCAGAATTAAAAACTCAACCACCACTTCCAACACCGATATCGTCACCACAACCCTTCGATAAATTCATGGACTTATTGGATATGGAAAAAATGGATGATATGAAAACGATTAGAAACAATCCATTAAATAAAGTCTTATTAAcgaaattgaataatattctcGAAACTGAACCACAATCATATCAATTAGGTAGAGAAAGAGCCAAAGAATCTACTCCAATAACTAATTATATCCCGTCATGTATGAATCACGAACATTCCTccatattatcatcaacagTGTATATAGTTAAcaataaaatcatttcCATGCAATGGTCCAAATTATCGaaatatgaaattgaaaatccCGAATTCGTTGAATGTTtgcaaaataatattcattatgTTCCAAATTTAAAACCACAAACTGATCTGTCATTGGGTGATTGTTCATATTTGGATACTTGTCataaattgaattcttGTAGATATCTGCATTATTTACAATATATCCCAGAATCATTATTGACCAAAATATCCaatgaaacaaagaaaaaaaatgatgaaattgaacaGAATGGTTACAAAATTCCATTCTATTCCCACGGGAATTGTTCATCAGTGGCTGTCAAGGAACAATTACCACCGCAATGGATTAAATGCGATGTTAGgaaatttgattttaacATTATTGGGAAATTTTCAGTAGTAATTGCCGATCCTGCTTGGAATATTCATATGAACTTACCCTATGGTACATGCAATGACATTGAATTGCTACAATTGccattaaatcatttacAAAACGATGGTGTCTTATTCTTATGGGTTACAGGTCGTGCCATTGAATTAGGGAAAGaatcattaatgaattggGGGTACAAAGTTATCAATGAGATTTCTTGGATTAAAACAAATCAATTGGGGAGAACTATCGTCACTGGAAGAACTGGTCACTGGttaaatcattcaaagGAACATTTACTGGTTGGAATCAAAGGTGATCCAAGATGGGTCAATAAAcatattgatattgatttgGTAGTATCTACAACCAGAGAAACCAGTAGAAAACCTGATGAATTATATGGAATGATAGAAAGATTGGTAGGTCCACATGCaagaaaattggaaatattCGGTAGAGATCATAACATCAGACCGGGTTGGTTAACTATTGGGAACCAATTGACAGGCACATGTATTCATGAGATGGATGTGAAAACTAAATATGACAAATTCATTgcaaataacaataaaaacaaagaaaacagATATAGACTGCCaaaccaacaacaaaagcagaataataatcaaaatcagAGTCTAAACAAGATTCAGAGACAACCTGATTTCAACAGAAATAACCACAAAAGATTCAATATGAGCTCCCAACCCCTACTCAGCCAGAACAATAACGGTATTAATATCATGACCAACCgtaatcaaataaatatagCTGGGTCCATTCCATACTCTATACAGGAAAGGACTGAAACATCAACGCCTATTCAGAACACATATTTTGCATCATCAACcgcatcatcatcatcataa
- the HOS2 gene encoding histone deacetylase HOS2 (similar to Saccharomyces cerevisiae HOS2 (YGL194C); ancestral locus Anc_8.153) yields MSATFAYDTLTAAKQPLFEESFDNSSSYTPRVSYHFNPKVSNYHYGVKHPMKPFRLMLTDHLVSSYGLHKIMDLYETRPATNEEMVQFHSEDYLDFLSKVTPENLSKMPRGTLEKFNIGDDCPIFQNLYDYSTLYTGASLDATRKLINDQSDIAINWSGGLHHAKKNNPSGFCYINDIVLSIVNLLRYHPRVLYIDIDLHHGDGVQEAFYTTDRVFTISFHKFNGEFFPGTGDYDETGCAKGKHFAMNVPLEDGIDDDSYINLFKSIMDPLITSYKPTVIVQQCGADSLGHDRLGCFNLNIKGHGECVKFIKSFGIPMLVVGGGGYTPRNVSRLWTYETGILNNVLLPNELPEGIPFRDSFGPDYSLYPVLDDLYENKNSKKFLEDIRIRCLENIKYLQGAPSVRMDAEVIPTQDITGLTEDEEDLINELNEDDLSWRLKQIEKENSQLNELM; encoded by the coding sequence atgTCAGCCACGTTTGCTTATGATACTCTGACAGCAGCTAAACAACCACTTTTCGAAGAAAGCTTCgataattcatcatcatataCACCGCGAGTTTCCTACCATTTCAATCCAAAAGTTTCAAACTATCATTATGGTGTAAAACATCCGATGAAGCCCTTCCGCTTGATGCTAACAGATCATCTTGTATCTTCATATGGTCTCCATAAGATAATGGATCTTTATGAAACTAGACCCGCTacaaatgaagaaatggttcaatttcattcaGAAGATTATTTAGACTTCTTATCAAAAGTGACTCCTGAAAATCTATCTAAAATGCCAAGAGGTAcattagaaaaattcaatattggtGATGATTGCCccattttccaaaatttatACGATTATAGTACACTATATACAGGTGCTTCATTGGACGCTACGAggaaattaattaatgatcAATCTGATATCGCTATAAATTGGTCAGGTGGGTTACATCATGCTAAGAAGAATAATCCATCTGGGTTTTGTTATATTAATGACATTGTTCTTTCCATTGTTAATTTGTTAAGGTATCATCCACGAGttttatatattgatattgatttacATCATGGTGATGGTGTTCAAGAAGCATTTTATACTACCGATAGAGTTTTCACCATTTCTTTCCATAAATTTAATGGAGAATTCTTCCCCGGAACAGGTGATTATGATGAAACTGGGTGCGCAAAGGGGAAACATTTCGCAATGAATGTTCCATTAGAAGATGGgattgatgatgattcttatattaatcttttcaaatcaattaTGGATCCTTTGATTACTTCATACAAACCCACTGTTATTGTTCAACAATGTGGCGCAGACTCTTTGGGACATGATCGTTTAGGttgttttaatttgaatataaagGGTCATGGAGAATGTGtgaaatttattaaatctTTTGGAATTCCAATGTTAGTTGTAGGTGGTGGCGGTTATACTCCAAGAAATGTTTCTAGATTGTGGACGTACGAAACTGGGattttaaataatgttTTACTACCTAATGAATTACCTGAGGGAATACCGTTTAGGGATTCATTTGGTCCAGATTATTCATTGTATCCTGTATTAGATGACCtttatgaaaataaaaatagtaaGAAATTCTTGGAAGATATCAGAATACGAtgtttggaaaatattaagtATTTACAAGGTGCTCCTAGTGTAAGAATGGATGCGGAAGTTATACCGACGCAAGATATAACTGGGTTAACTgaggatgaagaagatcTCATAAATGAACtaaatgaagatgatcTATCTTGGCGATTGAAACAAAtagagaaagaaaacagtcaattaaatgaattgatgTGA